In Gracilimonas sp., a genomic segment contains:
- a CDS encoding HAMP domain-containing sensor histidine kinase, whose translation MIGGTYLAGMLIVSLSFWDRLCAISVGEVGLNYLLDFNPLGLLHFAGSLDWLTREALIILFSISLIGLLILGTILLSYKKQQERQDALNKSLSDGARNLSHLNDNIHRFIGVVSHDLRSPLSSITAISELLAMDADKLPPEEIEEYAGNIHDLTMRINNLVSNMMDANKIELGEVKINPKPISAEQTVTEVFNSLRILGEKKSIKTSLKIEDNIPDVLADQDALTRVLENLVNNAYKFSRPNSEVTITVQHLSNTDKVKISVGDEGPGFTKEDKKRLYSKFSKLSAAPTGGEKTTGLGLFIVQKLVHRMDGRIELDTEAGKGSVFSVILKSA comes from the coding sequence ATGATTGGCGGCACATACCTGGCAGGTATGTTAATCGTCTCACTAAGCTTCTGGGATAGATTGTGTGCTATTTCAGTGGGTGAGGTAGGATTAAACTATCTGCTCGATTTTAACCCATTGGGATTACTTCATTTTGCAGGAAGTTTAGATTGGCTTACCCGTGAGGCTCTCATCATATTATTTTCTATCTCACTAATAGGTCTTTTGATTCTGGGCACTATCCTTCTTTCCTACAAAAAACAGCAGGAACGTCAGGATGCTCTAAATAAATCTTTAAGTGACGGCGCCAGAAACCTTTCCCACCTCAACGATAATATCCACCGCTTCATTGGTGTAGTATCACACGATTTACGCAGTCCTCTTAGTTCCATCACAGCTATATCAGAGCTCCTGGCAATGGATGCAGATAAACTCCCTCCTGAAGAGATCGAGGAATATGCTGGCAACATTCATGACTTGACCATGCGCATTAATAATCTGGTCAGCAACATGATGGACGCCAATAAAATTGAACTAGGTGAAGTTAAGATTAATCCAAAACCGATTTCTGCAGAACAAACCGTTACCGAAGTTTTCAATTCCCTCAGAATTTTAGGAGAGAAAAAATCTATTAAAACCTCCTTGAAAATTGAGGATAATATACCTGATGTCTTAGCTGATCAAGACGCGTTAACCCGGGTACTGGAAAACCTGGTTAATAATGCCTATAAATTCTCCCGGCCAAACTCTGAAGTAACCATCACTGTACAACATCTCTCAAATACAGATAAGGTTAAAATTAGTGTTGGTGATGAAGGACCTGGCTTCACGAAAGAGGATAAAAAGAGACTGTACAGTAAGTTCTCTAAATTATCTGCCGCCCCAACTGGTGGTGAAAAGACTACGGGCCTCGGACTCTTTATTGTTCAAAAATTAGTTCACAGAATGGATGGGCGCATAGAACTGGACACCGAGGCTGGCAAAGGGTCCGTGTTTTCGGTTATTCTGAAATCTGCCTGA
- a CDS encoding T9SS type A sorting domain-containing protein, whose amino-acid sequence MRLYKTLLVLCGLLISSATQAQSVISFMGGTLESSTMTLSFTAGEALVGNFSGNSISVAGGFSNGNDLVSTSNEIPKDDLPVTFRLRQNYPNPFNPSTNISFDLPRSSEIRLEVFNSIGAKVAILAEGRKPAGSYTLRFNASTFASGMYFYRFIADGKVISTQKMLLIK is encoded by the coding sequence ATGCGGTTATACAAAACTCTGCTTGTTCTGTGCGGACTCTTAATAAGTTCTGCAACGCAAGCTCAAAGTGTAATTTCATTTATGGGCGGCACACTAGAAAGCTCAACTATGACGCTCAGCTTTACGGCTGGTGAAGCACTGGTTGGTAACTTTAGTGGTAACTCTATAAGTGTAGCAGGGGGATTCAGTAATGGCAATGACCTAGTGTCTACATCTAATGAAATTCCAAAGGATGACTTGCCGGTTACATTTCGGTTAAGGCAGAACTATCCGAACCCATTTAATCCTTCCACAAACATTTCCTTTGACTTACCAAGGTCATCAGAAATCAGGCTGGAAGTTTTTAATTCGATAGGTGCAAAAGTGGCAATACTTGCTGAAGGGCGAAAACCAGCGGGCAGTTACACACTTCGTTTTAATGCTTCAACTTTTGCCAGCGGTATGTATTTCTACCGGTTTATAGCAGATGGTAAAGTTATATCAACTCAAAAAATGCTTTTGATCAAGTAA